Proteins encoded in a region of the Candidatus Margulisiibacteriota bacterium genome:
- a CDS encoding ammonium transporter, with protein sequence MTPAVGFFYGGMVRKKNILSTIMMCFAILMVISLQWVLIGYTLAFGPTNGGLIGGLNWLGLIGVGQLPNIDYAATIPALAFMIFQAAFAIVTPSLIVGAFVERIKFSSFLVFSLLWATIVYDPVAHWVWGVGGWLRMLGALDFAGGTVVHVTAGFSALAIALVLGKRIGYGKDNMEPSNIPIVVLGAVLLWFGWFGFNGGSALAANGLAVSAFVVTNTAAAAAAVVWMLLSWFHRRPSVLGVATGAVVGLVAITPASGFVDPLSAIAIGGIAAVISYYMIVLRMKLRIDESLDAFACHGMGGAWGAIATGIFASKAINPAGADGLLLGNPGLVWTQFLAVAASGLFAFVVTIVLAKLIDAVMGLRVASNEELVGLDISQHAETA encoded by the coding sequence ATGACCCCGGCGGTTGGGTTCTTTTACGGCGGAATGGTCAGGAAAAAGAATATCTTATCGACTATCATGATGTGTTTTGCCATCCTGATGGTCATCAGTTTGCAATGGGTTCTTATCGGTTATACTTTGGCTTTCGGCCCAACCAACGGCGGCTTGATCGGCGGCTTGAACTGGCTGGGGCTGATCGGCGTAGGGCAGCTGCCGAACATTGATTATGCCGCGACGATCCCGGCCCTTGCTTTCATGATCTTCCAGGCGGCTTTCGCCATTGTGACCCCGTCCTTAATTGTCGGTGCGTTCGTGGAAAGGATCAAGTTCTCCTCTTTTCTGGTCTTTTCCCTCCTTTGGGCGACGATCGTTTACGATCCGGTCGCTCATTGGGTCTGGGGGGTCGGCGGTTGGCTAAGGATGCTGGGGGCGTTGGATTTTGCCGGCGGGACGGTTGTTCACGTGACGGCTGGTTTTTCCGCGCTGGCGATCGCGCTGGTGCTTGGGAAACGGATCGGCTACGGCAAAGATAACATGGAGCCGAGCAATATCCCGATCGTGGTTCTCGGCGCCGTCCTCCTCTGGTTCGGTTGGTTTGGCTTTAACGGCGGGTCCGCCTTAGCGGCCAACGGTCTGGCGGTTTCGGCTTTTGTGGTGACCAATACGGCGGCAGCGGCGGCGGCGGTAGTGTGGATGCTGCTAAGTTGGTTCCATCGCCGTCCCAGCGTTTTAGGGGTGGCGACCGGTGCCGTTGTCGGACTGGTGGCAATTACCCCGGCTTCCGGGTTTGTTGATCCGCTCTCGGCGATCGCCATCGGCGGGATTGCCGCGGTCATTTCTTATTATATGATAGTGCTGCGCATGAAACTGCGGATCGATGAGTCGCTTGATGCTTTTGCCTGTCATGGAATGGGCGGGGCCTGGGGAGCGATCGCGACCGGTATTTTTGCCAGCAAAGCGATCAACCCGGCCGGCGCGGACGGCCTGCTCCTCGGCAATCCCGGTTTGGTCTGGACCCAGTTCCTGGCGGTAGCCGCTTCCGGTCTCTTTGCCTTTGTCGTGACGATCGTCCTGGCGAAGCTGATCGACGCGGTCATGGGACTCCGGGTTGCCAGTAACGAAGAGTTGGTCGGGCTCGATATTTCACAGCACGCGGAGACCGCGTAA